From Heliomicrobium modesticaldum Ice1, a single genomic window includes:
- a CDS encoding S-layer homology domain-containing protein: MVHRKSLSSLFITLFCFVLSALLPPSLPQEQDSAFTRVDMLTVAQAAYDAPSQPTLSIVGKNQVKVAWTYTGAAPANSKFKIIDLQYDSNGTELDTMTYYPTQKQYSKSIRLDDGLHKLAVVLVTPVGERFVSTYQTIDVQELAAPSNLTGAKQGSREILWSWTDNSYGETGFKIYDENDDLVGRVDANKTSFRESGLKPDTRYTRYVKAYKATSGIDPARESNASNEASERTDKWDSSTGNSGRSKDRSHIADALEGALKFTVSPSDIVLINPGDIEGIDRSVKTEKNRFVAFAGGAFKGYSGGSVRISTPDVELKIPTKYLDRPEDSGGSAVGLQEYVDNAASAPPGRVRVGSAYEFSLIKYSNYSNNGYSDDDFHDDPLYLSFFYDYWRVSNPASLKIYRLNGSTWTEVGSSVNTADRSVNGRIEEFGRYALFETPTGTSGIYPGTSQTYGPGSYGYPGFHPIQQTPAGYPPGFGPGYGPGYSMNSPGYDPSRYDATNSYGAYPGAYGTYHGSQGDGSTGANLFSSAAQAPFIDLVGHWARPQVETLAGRGLINGTAARIFEPDRPMTRAEFLTLLMRVVGKSTPMAGPVPFDDVRADAWFAGALRQAIQQGIITEGSIFLPNSPITRQDMAAWLGRALNGRMILSNGGRPEHFSDWYQTTENLRDSIARTVRAGLISGRPDGTFDPWGSTTRAEAATVITAFLNQVR, translated from the coding sequence ATGGTCCACCGTAAATCTCTTTCCAGCCTGTTCATCACGCTGTTCTGCTTTGTCCTATCGGCCTTGTTGCCGCCGTCTCTGCCGCAGGAGCAAGACAGCGCTTTTACGCGGGTCGATATGCTGACCGTCGCCCAAGCCGCCTACGACGCACCGTCGCAGCCGACCTTGTCGATCGTGGGCAAAAACCAGGTTAAGGTGGCATGGACCTATACGGGCGCCGCTCCGGCCAACAGCAAGTTCAAGATCATCGACCTGCAATATGATTCAAACGGCACTGAACTGGATACAATGACCTACTACCCGACGCAGAAGCAGTATTCGAAGAGTATCAGGCTCGATGACGGTCTGCACAAGCTTGCCGTTGTGCTCGTCACGCCGGTCGGTGAACGCTTTGTGTCAACATATCAAACCATTGATGTACAAGAACTGGCCGCGCCGAGCAATCTGACCGGCGCAAAACAGGGAAGCCGGGAGATCCTCTGGTCCTGGACGGATAATTCTTACGGCGAGACTGGCTTTAAGATCTACGACGAGAACGATGACCTTGTTGGAAGAGTGGACGCGAACAAGACATCCTTCCGGGAATCAGGCTTAAAGCCGGACACGCGGTACACCCGTTATGTGAAAGCTTATAAAGCGACTTCTGGCATCGATCCGGCTCGGGAAAGCAACGCATCGAACGAAGCGAGTGAGCGGACTGATAAATGGGACAGCAGCACCGGCAATTCCGGCAGGTCAAAAGACCGAAGCCATATTGCCGATGCCTTGGAAGGCGCTTTGAAATTCACCGTCTCCCCCTCCGATATCGTCCTCATCAATCCAGGTGATATCGAAGGCATCGATAGATCGGTGAAAACGGAAAAAAACCGCTTTGTGGCCTTTGCGGGTGGCGCTTTCAAAGGATACTCCGGCGGCAGCGTACGGATCAGCACCCCAGATGTGGAACTGAAGATTCCGACGAAATACCTCGATCGCCCTGAAGACTCGGGCGGTTCAGCCGTTGGCCTGCAAGAATACGTCGACAACGCCGCGTCGGCGCCGCCGGGAAGGGTGCGTGTCGGTTCGGCTTATGAATTCTCCCTGATCAAATACTCCAACTACAGCAACAATGGCTATTCCGACGATGACTTTCATGACGATCCCCTTTATCTCTCCTTCTTCTATGATTACTGGCGAGTCAGCAACCCGGCTTCCTTGAAAATCTACCGACTGAATGGCAGCACATGGACAGAAGTGGGCAGCTCAGTCAATACGGCCGACCGCTCGGTGAACGGGCGGATCGAAGAGTTTGGCCGCTACGCCTTGTTTGAGACGCCGACGGGAACAAGCGGGATCTACCCCGGTACAAGCCAGACCTATGGACCGGGCAGTTACGGATATCCGGGCTTCCATCCGATCCAGCAGACACCGGCCGGTTATCCGCCAGGTTTTGGACCCGGATACGGCCCGGGCTACAGCATGAACAGCCCCGGTTATGATCCGAGCCGGTATGACGCGACAAACAGCTATGGTGCCTACCCCGGCGCATACGGAACCTATCATGGATCACAAGGCGATGGAAGCACAGGCGCAAATCTCTTCAGCAGCGCGGCGCAAGCCCCCTTTATCGACCTGGTGGGCCATTGGGCGCGCCCGCAGGTGGAAACGCTGGCCGGACGGGGCCTGATCAACGGCACAGCGGCCAGAATCTTTGAGCCGGATAGGCCGATGACCCGGGCCGAGTTTCTTACCCTGCTGATGCGTGTCGTCGGCAAGAGCACGCCCATGGCCGGGCCTGTGCCCTTTGATGATGTTCGGGCTGACGCTTGGTTTGCCGGCGCGCTGCGCCAGGCGATCCAACAAGGGATCATCACGGAAGGGAGCATCTTCTTGCCGAATAGCCCGATCACCCGTCAAGACATGGCGGCCTGGCTCGGGAGAGCGCTCAACGGCAGGATGATCCTGAGCAATGGGGGCAGGCCGGAGCACTTCTCCGACTGGTATCAAACAACGGAGAACCTGCGCGACAGCATCGCCCGGACGGTGCGCGCCGGCTTGATCAGCGGACGTCCTGACGGAACCTTCGACCCCTGGGGGTCGACCACTCGCGCAGAAGCCGCCACGGTGATCACTGCCTTTTTGAACCAGGTCCGCTGA
- a CDS encoding S-layer homology domain-containing protein, translating to MGKLSRCIGSAMILLGFTASILVSPSTARAESSNLTIEGGVSNEYDYSEYVFVTGEPILMKGTFKVTVSAGRGDTTTTKITYTLADDTGKNKLSRSTTFVEMSANREDKNQVVRTSQVDKFSESIQIDGVKYKLEDYRLNKSTLMDRHPVVDYYSGNWEGRKIYSVNKTAGRLTVDISGNTVGYDHNWGRSETQRMTQILQYSPGSSSTAAASGPDLTRSWDGQVDFTINLSTDRNLSYQYNDPVNISFDGGYLIHEQGSSTIIAKYDLPYRWNNSDRDRGEKQWSWLTTPKVHRMFVPNYEDIRNHWAERDIQRLAGVKAWEMQQGYFGPSQPITRLDFARAFVQTLGVISPDGPQGMIAYTAGYPNLPPPGEKATAKKPTASMNTSAYNGATGTPRSRTKTAPPPSPFADITPTASGYDEVKLAVEKGILTGVSSTRFDPYGLLTREQAATAIVRGLGLATLAPSGAPPLPFYDDRDISPWARDSIYVAQELGIISGDAYGYFRPGETLTRAEAAAMLVRAVDFLQHTMKQDYRDRLLNMN from the coding sequence ATGGGCAAATTATCCCGCTGCATTGGAAGTGCAATGATTCTGTTGGGATTTACCGCCTCGATCCTCGTTAGTCCCTCGACAGCGAGAGCGGAGTCGAGCAACCTGACGATCGAAGGAGGTGTCTCCAACGAGTATGACTACTCGGAATACGTCTTCGTCACCGGCGAACCAATCCTGATGAAGGGAACCTTCAAAGTCACTGTCAGCGCAGGAAGGGGTGACACGACGACAACGAAGATCACCTACACCTTGGCCGACGACACCGGAAAGAACAAACTGAGCCGGTCGACCACCTTTGTCGAGATGAGCGCCAACCGGGAAGACAAAAACCAGGTGGTGCGGACATCCCAGGTGGATAAGTTCAGTGAGAGCATTCAGATCGACGGTGTCAAGTATAAACTGGAGGATTACCGGCTGAACAAATCGACGCTCATGGACAGACACCCTGTGGTCGACTACTACAGCGGCAATTGGGAAGGTCGGAAGATCTACAGCGTCAACAAAACCGCCGGACGTCTTACAGTGGATATCTCAGGAAACACTGTCGGCTATGATCACAACTGGGGTCGATCCGAGACGCAGCGCATGACGCAAATCCTTCAATACTCTCCCGGAAGCAGCAGCACTGCTGCTGCTTCCGGACCGGATTTGACCCGATCCTGGGACGGGCAAGTCGACTTTACCATCAACTTGTCTACAGACCGGAATCTTTCCTACCAATACAACGACCCAGTCAACATCAGCTTCGACGGCGGTTATCTCATCCACGAACAAGGGAGTTCGACCATCATTGCCAAGTATGACCTGCCCTATCGGTGGAACAACAGCGATCGCGACCGTGGCGAGAAGCAGTGGTCTTGGCTAACGACACCGAAAGTGCACCGCATGTTTGTGCCTAATTATGAAGACATCCGCAACCATTGGGCGGAGAGGGATATCCAACGCCTGGCGGGTGTCAAGGCATGGGAGATGCAACAGGGGTACTTTGGGCCGTCCCAGCCGATCACACGGCTTGATTTCGCAAGGGCTTTTGTCCAGACCTTGGGCGTAATCTCTCCCGACGGACCCCAAGGTATGATCGCCTACACAGCCGGTTATCCGAACCTGCCGCCGCCGGGTGAAAAAGCCACAGCGAAAAAACCGACGGCAAGCATGAACACCAGCGCCTATAACGGCGCCACAGGGACGCCGCGCAGCCGAACCAAGACGGCGCCGCCACCGTCTCCCTTCGCCGACATCACACCGACTGCCTCCGGCTATGATGAGGTAAAACTGGCTGTAGAAAAAGGCATTCTGACCGGAGTCAGCTCCACCCGGTTTGATCCTTATGGCTTGTTGACGCGGGAACAGGCGGCGACAGCCATCGTCCGCGGTTTGGGCTTAGCGACGTTGGCCCCGTCCGGCGCCCCGCCTCTGCCCTTTTACGACGATCGAGATATCAGCCCCTGGGCGAGAGATTCCATTTATGTGGCGCAAGAGTTGGGCATCATCAGCGGTGACGCCTACGGCTACTTCCGCCCGGGCGAAACGCTCACCCGCGCCGAAGCGGCGGCGATGCTCGTTCGCGCCGTTGACTTCCTTCAGCACACGATGAAGCAGGACTATCGTGACCGCCTGTTAAACATGAATTGA
- a CDS encoding S-layer homology domain-containing protein, which translates to MTRVSHKTHALYLSAALMLTPLTLTPLSATSTAAAAQAVLPNQIAGVSYASNLIQGATFTDTAGHWAEESLFMAGVHGLIVADSQGKANPDALFSKRDALLGIARLAGWMPELQTPGKRPLTGDTWTVWGRRIIDIAQAKGLLGNPARPLTGTWDDPVTREELALWTVKGLQLPPVKEGVVNTYTYTDWNLLNADSVPYIETALREGLINGRMEKGQMVFLPKQPVTRAEGAFVLVNGLKKALPAQNRLIIPVSVNDIDDTDPAPGGVRTRRIHLVGPGGEKTALAINGSTAASPWGEGIAVWKEGAKDGYALAPGDQGELYTLPALNGQISSAYLLKVLPGSRTFEGNLMNHDPQTGQIVILDPWGRLQRGQLSPGAHIWISGEERKMADIPGGTYLHVEAAGDRITTITADLPVADPGAIPNESKIRQGRLSSVEANGVRIIDEQGRDVYYPYAPGVVVRQGQEYATLDDLTIGDPVSLRLSDYRGSAIAVIEIPVRNRKVEAVYRGTITHINPVTQWITLREVSKFVGGTWTSEAGQMQSRIGQAGAVSINGQPVAKEAFLRYGKGRKVIFSASDGFDGKTITRMALLNGTMETFNDRVSKLDVPGGSLRLDIDGNYLSIDNSTIILRNGRLVDPKQLQKGDPILAFADATRNGYRAALITVDKDHMQTTEVGDGLVQGSIRSMDKNGKIVLQLYSRYRDNSWTRFSGADGVYSIKPTYNTVVYDFRGATSSRIPISDFLSQGPSGQFDDTYLYAFVQNGSVLAIALQADGPSTEQPPQDRTTLARIKSINSTDHSVVLEQVRDWSDASRRWLPNSTTPTVSLNGAVVIDKRDLIDSSDLRVNDTCLFIRDSQSGRARFIFRQ; encoded by the coding sequence ATGACGAGAGTGTCCCATAAAACGCACGCCCTGTATCTGAGTGCCGCCTTGATGCTGACGCCGTTGACGTTAACGCCGCTGTCGGCAACGTCGACAGCGGCGGCGGCGCAGGCTGTACTGCCGAACCAAATCGCCGGAGTTTCCTACGCCTCGAACCTGATCCAGGGGGCGACGTTCACCGATACGGCAGGACATTGGGCAGAGGAGTCCCTCTTCATGGCCGGGGTGCACGGACTCATTGTGGCCGACAGCCAGGGCAAAGCCAATCCCGATGCCCTGTTCTCCAAACGAGACGCCTTGTTGGGCATCGCCCGGTTGGCGGGTTGGATGCCCGAATTACAGACGCCGGGGAAACGACCCCTCACTGGCGACACATGGACTGTCTGGGGACGGCGGATCATCGACATCGCCCAAGCTAAAGGTCTCTTGGGCAACCCGGCGCGGCCGCTGACGGGGACCTGGGATGACCCGGTGACCCGGGAAGAACTGGCCTTGTGGACCGTGAAAGGCTTGCAACTCCCGCCCGTCAAGGAAGGAGTCGTCAATACCTACACCTACACAGACTGGAACCTTTTGAACGCCGACTCCGTCCCTTACATAGAGACCGCTTTGCGGGAAGGGCTGATCAATGGCCGCATGGAAAAGGGCCAGATGGTGTTCCTGCCGAAGCAACCCGTCACCAGAGCGGAAGGCGCTTTCGTCCTGGTCAACGGGCTGAAAAAAGCCTTGCCGGCACAAAATCGCCTCATCATCCCTGTCAGTGTCAATGACATCGACGACACCGATCCGGCGCCGGGCGGCGTTCGCACCCGCCGGATCCATCTCGTCGGTCCGGGGGGGGAGAAGACCGCCCTGGCGATCAACGGTTCTACAGCCGCCAGCCCTTGGGGCGAAGGCATCGCTGTATGGAAAGAGGGTGCGAAAGACGGATACGCCTTAGCGCCTGGCGATCAAGGCGAACTGTATACGTTGCCGGCCCTCAACGGACAGATCAGCAGTGCCTACCTGTTAAAAGTCCTTCCCGGCAGCCGAACCTTTGAAGGCAACCTCATGAACCATGACCCCCAGACCGGTCAGATCGTCATCCTCGATCCCTGGGGCAGGCTCCAGCGAGGGCAACTCAGTCCGGGAGCGCACATATGGATCAGCGGTGAAGAACGGAAGATGGCAGATATCCCCGGCGGTACCTACCTGCACGTCGAGGCTGCCGGCGATCGGATCACCACGATCACGGCCGACCTGCCTGTGGCCGATCCCGGCGCCATTCCGAACGAAAGCAAGATTCGCCAGGGTCGGCTGTCCTCTGTCGAGGCTAACGGGGTGCGGATCATCGATGAGCAAGGACGAGACGTCTACTATCCCTATGCGCCCGGCGTAGTTGTCCGCCAAGGACAGGAATACGCCACCCTCGACGACCTCACCATCGGCGATCCGGTCAGCTTGCGCTTATCCGACTATCGTGGTAGCGCGATCGCGGTCATCGAGATACCGGTGCGCAATCGAAAAGTCGAAGCCGTATACCGAGGAACGATCACCCACATCAACCCCGTCACCCAATGGATCACCTTGCGCGAAGTGAGCAAGTTTGTCGGCGGAACCTGGACGAGTGAAGCCGGTCAGATGCAAAGCCGCATCGGCCAAGCGGGCGCCGTCAGCATCAACGGACAACCTGTTGCCAAAGAAGCCTTCCTGCGCTACGGCAAAGGCCGGAAAGTCATCTTCAGCGCCAGCGACGGCTTTGACGGAAAGACGATCACCCGGATGGCCCTTTTGAATGGAACGATGGAGACCTTCAATGATCGCGTGAGCAAACTCGACGTGCCGGGAGGCAGCCTGCGCCTCGATATTGATGGCAACTACCTGTCCATCGACAACTCGACCATCATCCTGCGCAATGGCCGTCTTGTCGATCCGAAGCAGTTGCAAAAGGGTGATCCGATCCTGGCATTTGCCGACGCGACACGCAATGGGTATCGAGCCGCCTTGATCACCGTCGATAAAGACCACATGCAAACAACCGAAGTCGGGGATGGGCTGGTGCAGGGCTCTATCCGCTCCATGGACAAAAACGGGAAAATTGTGCTGCAACTCTACAGCCGCTATCGAGACAACAGCTGGACCCGCTTCTCTGGAGCCGATGGGGTCTACTCGATCAAACCCACCTACAATACCGTCGTCTATGACTTCCGCGGCGCTACATCGTCGCGAATCCCCATCAGCGACTTCCTGAGCCAAGGGCCATCGGGCCAGTTCGATGACACCTATTTGTATGCCTTCGTCCAGAACGGGAGTGTTCTGGCCATCGCGCTGCAAGCTGATGGGCCGAGCACAGAACAGCCGCCGCAGGATCGGACGACCTTGGCGCGCATCAAGAGCATCAACAGCACCGACCATAGCGTCGTCCTGGAGCAAGTGCGCGATTGGTCGGATGCCAGTCGCCGCTGGCTGCCCAACAGCACAACCCCCACGGTCAGCTTGAACGGCGCCGTTGTCATCGACAAGCGAGATCTGATCGACAGCAGCGATCTTCGCGTCAACGACACCTGCCTCTTTATCCGTGATTCTCAAAGCGGGCGAGCTCGCTTCATATTCCGACAATAA